TCACACTCAGCGACAAACTGAAAATGCAGTTGGGTAAATATTTGTTGCTGGGGATATAAAAATTGGGCTTGTTTAAAGTATTTTTCCATTTTGATATAAGCCGCTTGCACATCCGTGGTTGTATTCATACCCAAATACTGTACAATCGTCGTCTCGAGCTGTTCTTCTTGCAAATGCTCAAAAACTTGTGAAGCAATCGTAGTGAAGTCTTCTTCTGTCTTCCCCTCATCCATAAATACAACCACTGTCTCTTCAAACAATTCAACAAGCAAAACGTTAAAGCGTAATTTCATTTCTTCTTTTAAATGATACATGACAAATTTTCGCGCAGCAGGGTCTTGCACATGGACGAACCATACATTCGAAATGCTTCCCACATCGATATGCAAAATAGCACCTAACCGACGCATTTTGACACTTTCATCATTTAAAATCGCTTTTACAAGTTCTTGTGTATTTACAGCTTCATAGTTTTGCCCCCATAAATTCATAAAAATTTGCACTACTTCAGCAGCTTGTTCCACCATATTTTCCGTTAAAGGCTGTGTCTCCTTAAACATATAAAATTGAATAGTTTCCATACCGTTATGAAAGATGGGACGTTTTACAACAGAAACAGAATCAATCGTTTGAATACTAGCATCAGTAGTTTGCTCGACCATATAAGACAAATCTAACGTACTAATGCTAGGCCAGGTGCCTGCGTTGATCATTTGGCCTCTAATATCTGTTAATACAATCGAACTATGCGTACGATCAGTTAACATTTTAAGCATCGTATCTACATTCCGTTGATTGCTTGGAAGCTTGGAAATTTGTTCTAGTATTTGGTTTGAAAAGCTCGTTTCTTCCATTTCTTGTTTAATAATCGCTTCAACTACTTCGTAAATAACCTCACTATAGCGTAGGGAAGGCTCGCCTTTTGGCATAACAATCAGTGGGAAATCCAATTGATCACAAATATCAATCAAGCGCTGATCCACTTCTGGAATAAAGACGCCGACATAATAAAGAATTAGTCCAATTTCTCCTTCATGCTGTAAATGCTGGATCAACTTTACTTGCGCATTAACATCATGAGCGATGGTCATTAAACCACTGATGACAATTTCGCTGCCATACTTATCTTCTTGATTAAATAACTCTTTTCGCAGTTTATCAACATTGGACTGTTCCAACACATTAATTGAAGTAACGGGTTGATCTAAACCAGCTTTTCCTGCTACCACTTCAGCTTCTCTTAAAGAAGGTAAAGTTAAGAGGTTTTTAAATTCCACGCTCATCCATGTTCCCTCCCTTTTTGCTTGCTTTGTCCGTTATTGTAGCATTAGCGTAAGATAAAGTCATGAACAACTTTCTTTATTCATTGAAATTGAGTAAAGGATTCGCAAAATATTATTCAATTTCAGATTTTTGAATAACCGATTGAGATTCCTTTATTCAATATCCGGCGTTTTGTTCAAAATGACAACTTTCTGCGGCACTATTGAATAATAGATCTCCAATTCATTATTCAATTTTAAATTTTTGAATAACGAAGTTGAATTCCTTTACTCATTATTTCCCAATTGAATAAAACTTTATCATTTCTTTAACCAATAATAGATGAGCAGAAACGCCATAAGATCCAAATCAAAAAAGACACCTCTATATGAAGTGTCTTCTTATTCGTTATTTAACTGAGAGGTTAGTTTGATTTTCAAAAAAATTATCTAAAGCTTCGCGTATTTCATTTGTCGTTTCTGTTTGCATCAATTCAGCTCGCAAATCGCTAGCTCCTGGAAAACCTTTAATGTAAATTTTAAAGAAACGACGTAAGCCAGCAACAGGGCGAGGAACAGATTCACTATAATAGTCTTGTAAATCAAGCTGTAAGCGCAACAAATCAATATATTGCTGCACACTATGTTCTTCAGGATGCGTTTCAAAGGCAAAAGGATTATTAAAAACACCACGGCCTATCATAACTCCATCCACGCCGTATTTTTCCACGAGTTCCAATCCCGTTTGACGATCAGGAATATCACCATTAATTGTAATCAAAGTTTGCGGCGCAATTCGATCGCGAATAGCTACAATCTGTGGAATCATGTCCCAATGGGCGTCTGCTTTACTCATTTCTTTACGCGTCCGTAGATGAATCGATAGATTGACAATATCTTGTTTTAATAAGTGAGTAATCCATTCTTCCATCTCTGCCATTTGCTCATAGCCGATCCGCGTTTTCACACTAACAGGCAAGCCACCAGCTTTAGCTGCATCAATCAATTCAGTAGCAACTTCTGGTCGTAAAATTAGACCACTACCTTTCCCACGTCTTACCACATTACGAACCGGACAGCCCATATTAATATCAACACCACTAAAGCCCATTTCTGCTAAACCAAGACTCATCTCACGGAAATATTCAGGTTTATCACCCCAAATATGTGCCACGATGGGCTTTTCATCTTCTGTGAAAGTCAGACGACCTTGTACACTTTGTCTACCATCAGGATGACAGTAACTATCCGAATTAGTAAACTCAGTAAAATAAACATCCGGCGCACCAGCTTCTTTTATCACATGACGAAAAGCGACATCTGTCACGTCTTCCATTGGCGCTAAAATAAAAAAGGGCTTAGGTAACTCTGCCCAAAAATTCTTAGTCATTATGAATGCTCCTATCTTCTATGTATTCTGGTTAATTTAAAATTTTCGTCCAAAACATAGTTATTATACTAGGAATAACAGACAGACGCAAAAAGGACGATTGAAAGATATTATAGAAATCCAGGCAATAGTTAATTTACTGCTAGAGATTGCAGATGAAATAAAAAGCTATAGAGGTTAGCCCCCTATAGCAAGTTTTTATATTTATCTAATTTTCTTACCACAACTACCACACAGCAATATACCCGTCTGTACGTCCTTCAGTAGCGGCGACATAGACGCCGTCGTCTTGCTGTAAGATGATTTGTCCGCGTCCGATCATAATGGTTTCGTTAAGCAGTTGGATGTTGTGTCCTCGCCGTTTTAATGCTTCGGCAATATGGAATGGAAAAGAAGGTTCGAGTTGCACGGATTTTCCACTTGTCCATTGCCAGCGCGGCGCATCTATGGCTTCTTGCGGGTTGAGATGGAAATCAACCATACTACTTACCACTTGCATATGAGCTTGCGGCTGTAATGGCCCTCCCATAACACCAAACGGCCCGACTGCTTTACCGTCTTGAGACAAAAAGCCTGGAATAATCGTATGATACGGACGTTTCCCTGGCTTGATCTCATTAGGATGGCCTTTTTTCAAAGAAAACTGATTGCCACGATTGTGCAAACTGATGCCATAATCGGGAACAACAGCCCCAGAGCCAAAACCTGTATAACAACTTTGGATGAAAGAAACCATATTGCCATCTTTATCAGCCACACTAAAATATACGGTGCCACTTGATGGCAGATTTCCTGGTTTTGGATCCATCGCTTCGTCCGTGATTTGTGAAGTACGTTCTTTCGCCCACTCTTTTGAAAGTAATTGCTCTAAGTCAACATTAAGACCTTCATCTAATGGATCGCCAATAAATTCTAGCCCATCCTCAAAAGCTAATTTCAAAGCTTCAATTTGTGCATGATAGGTTTCCACATCATCTTTTCCTTGCAGTTCCATTTGTTCAAGATTATTTAATGCCATCAAAACAATCACGCCAATGCCATTAGGCGGTAATTGCCAGACATCATAGCCTTTGTAATTTGTTGATAGAGGTTTTACCCATTCAGGCTGGTATTTCGCTAAATCTTCTTTGCGTAAGTAACCTCCATTTTCTCTAGAAAAAGCATCAATAGCCTCTGCGATTTCTCCTTTATAAAAACTTTCCGCGTTTGTTCTTCCAATCTCACGAAGCGTTTTGGCATGATTAGGTGCTTTAAATAGCTCTCCTGCTTTTAACGGACGTCCATCAGGACAATAAGTATCAAACCAAGTTTTTAAAACGGGATATTTCTCTAATTGTGCCGAATAAATACCATAATATCTTTTCCATAAAGCAGCGACATTAGCCGCTACAGGAAACCCTTCTTCTGCTATAGTAGCAGCAGGTTCCACCGCTTCACTTAGAGATAAATTTCCAAAACGCTCCGATAAAGCAGCCCATCCGCCAGGGGCTCCTGGCACCGTAAGAGAATCTAGACCGTATAAGGAAATCTCCTCACCTTTTTCCAATAATTCTTCGCGAGAAATATTTTCGGGCGCAAAGCCACTGGCATTTATCCCATAAATTTTCCCTTCATACCAAATAATAGCAAAACAATCGCCGCCGATTCCATTTCCTGAAGGTTCCACAACGGTTAAAGCTGTCGCTGTTGCCACAGCTGCGTCAATCGCATTTCCACCTTTTTTTAAAATATCTAAACCTGCTTGCGAAGCTAACGGACTTGCACTTGCTACAACGCCATTTTTTCCAAACACTAAGTTACGTCGTGAAGGATAACGATACATATATGGATCAAATTTCATAAAGTTAAATTCCTTTCTACAGTATTATTAAATAAAGTTCACCATAATTCCCGCAATTACAATTGAAAATACGGTCACAGTGGTCATACTACCCACCACATAACTAGGCATAATGCGGTTTAAAACAATTTCTTGTTCATCAGGATCTTCTGTTACAGCTTTTGCTACTTCTTTTGAAATAAGATAAGTTGCTGGAAAGCCAAGATATTGCGCTAAACTAACGCCAGTAGCTAAAGGCTTTGAACCAATGATCTTATAACCCGGTAGAACGTAGAAACAAATAATTAAAGCGACAATTGTAACAGCTAAGATGACAATAATTTGGAAAGCTAAAGATGATAATTGTGCAAAATCAATATTAGCTAAGGAAGGAATAATCACGGCATAGGTTAACATGGAGATAATCCCAGAAGATCTTCCCTTGTCTAAAATTCGAGCAGGTACTAGATTGTAATAACCCATAATTGCACCTAAAACAAGCGCCCAAATGGACATATTTACTTGTGGAATCAAAGCTTCCAAAGTTACTGCTACCCAAGAGAAAAATGTTGCTACCATAATACAAACAAAATCAGTAAAATATTTTTGTTTACGAATAGCAAAACCTTTATTATCTTTTTCTGTTTCATTACTTATCATCGAAAACATTGGATCTTCAGGGTTCGAACGGTATTTTTCTAAAATATTATTGGCTTCTTTTACACCAAACATAGAGGCAGGGTAAGAACCAGCGAATTTCTTCACCGCATAAAGGATCGCTGCTAAGGCGGCCGGAACAGCTAAATTGGCATTGCTAGCGGCTTCGCTCATGATTTGTGTTGAAATAATACCCCCGTTTAACACAGGAATCGCAACGATAGCATTTTCGTATCCAATGAATGGAATCAGTACAAATACTGCCAAAGCAACAATTACCATAGATATTAACGCAGTTACTACGGTGCGCCATTCGTTGATAAGTTGTTTTAAATTAATTGTAGTTCCCATATGGAAAATCAACATACCTACAGCCATATCTGCCATGGATGACAAACCTGCTTGATCAATAATATCGGCCGGAAAAACGTCTGTCATAAACAAAATGAGAAAAGTAAGCATAACAACAAAAACGGAAGACACCTTTGCTTTTGTTAAAACGCCAAGAACGTCTCCTATCCCATAAATCAACATAACAAGAAAAAAGTAAAAATAACTGTTTTGGAAAATCTCTTCCATAATGCCTCCTCCTAAGATGTAACTTTTTATTTTTCACCTTTTAATTATTCCTATGACTTAAATTAAAAAATGAGTTATAACGACGAGTATAACCGCTTTTCAATTTTCTGACAATAGCCAATTTGCTGAAAATTATTAAAAATATTAATGATTATAAGAAATCGCATCACTTGCGCAACAATAGGATGTATAATTATCTCTCGAAACAAAAAATAAACCTATTTTTATCATTTTAATCAAAAACAGGGTTTTACATAGTTTTAATATTGTTATCATTTTAATTTTCATTTTTTTCTAATGAAAAACTTGGGGCTTATACTCAATTGGCAATTATTGGAGGTAACTTCTTCGATGTGCCTCCAATTCGTAATTTATTGGTGCAACTTCTCTGATGTGCCTCCAATCCATGAATTATTGGGGGCACATCGAAAGTAAAACGAATCATCTTAAGGAGAATTTGAAGTTCACTTCAAATTTTTACCAATTTCTTATTTTTTTGAAGTTCACTTCAAAAATCCTTCAACCAATTTACAGCTCCATGTTATTTGTCCCTTGAATGAAAAATTGCGTTTCTTCATAGTGATAAAGAACTTTTGAATAGTCAAAAGGCTGTCCATTTTCCAAATAATAGATAGACTCTAAAAAGGCCGTAGGGTCTCCCGTATTTAGATTTAACAATTCTGCGTTTTCTTGGTTTAATTTTCCCACTCGTAAAAAATGATCTGTAAAACCTGGCTTTAGTTTTAAATCTTCCATAAGATAACGAAAGATGGACTCTTCCACGATCTCTTGATTTAAATAAGGGACAATATCTTTTACATAATAGGATCTCTCAACAGCAAATTTTCTTCCTTCAATCGAACGTAAACGTTTCACATAATAAACATCTTCTTCTGCTGTGATATCTAAATTAGCCATCACCTCTGTGTTGGGCTTAATTATCTTTAAATCGAGCATTTCTGAGCCCAAACGAAAACCTTGCAAAGTACTTTGGAATCCATTTGCTTCTAAAATATTGATGTAACCGTGTCGCCGGTGTTTTCGTACAAAATTACCACTACCTCTTACCTGATAAATATAGCCTTGTCTTTCTAGCAGGGTTAAAACTTGGATAATGGTATTTTTCCCTACATCAAAATATTTCATTAGTTCTTCAATACTGGCTAATTTGTCCCCTTGCTTCATATCATCTGAATTAATTTTTCGCATCATTTGCCGCGCAATGATTTTATACTTTGGCATACCAATAGCCCTTTCTTGAGTATTTGCCAATAGTATAGCATAAATTTCATTTATATTGCTACACTGTATGGGCATTGACAAATTATACCCATACGGTTACACTCATTTATGTTAAAAAATTAAAGGAGTGCAAAACATGGCAAATAATAAAGAAACCGCTACATTTATTGTAGAGCACATTGGTGGTCAACAAAATGTTGATTCTCTCGTCCATTGTGCGACACGTTTACGATTTAAATTAAAAGATACGAGTAAGGTGGATGAAAAAGCACTAAAAGATCATCCAGGTATTTTAACCGCAGTTGAAAGCGGTGCCCAATATCAAGTTGTCATTGGTAACCACGTAGCCAAAGTTTACCAAGAAATTATGGACCAATATGATATCCAAGCTGGTGAATCCAGTGACGCTGATGAAGGAAAAAGTGCAGAGGAAATCAAACAATCCGTTCGTTCAAAGAATCCAATCGCTATTGTTTTTGAATATATTTCCGGAACATTTTCCCCACTAATTCCAGCTTTAGCCGGTTCAGGGATGATTAAAGCGCTTTTAGCTGTACTTACAATGGCTGGCTGGTTGAGTGAAGAAAGTTCTACCTATGCTGTATTAGATGCAGCTTCTAATGGGCTATTTTATTTCTTCCCCGTCTTTATCGGGATATCAGCTGCAAAATTCTTAAAAGTTAATCCTTATGTCGGTGGTGTTATTGGCGCTGGCTTATTAGAGCCTAGTTTTGCATCATTAATGGATGCCAGTCAAAGTTTAGATTTTATGGGCATTCCGTTAATTATTTCTGATTACACGCAAACCGTTTTTCCGATGTTAGTTGCTATGGCTTTTTATGCACCTATCGAACGTTTTTTTAAAAAATATTCTCCAGACACAATCCAACTATTTTTTGTGCCTATGATGGGAATTTTAATTATGGTGCCATTAACCGCTTTAATTTTTGGTCCATTTTCACAATATCTTAGTCAAGCAATTGCAAACGGATTAGTCGCTTTACTTGATTTGTCCTCTATACTAACCGGTGTTGTTTTTGCTTCCGTTTGGCCATTTCTTGTTGTATTGGGTGTACATTGGGGAATTACACCTATCCAACTCGATAACTTAGCTCGTGGTGGCGATCCATTGAACGCCATGGCAGCAGGCGCAACTTTTGCTCAAATGGGAATCGCTTTTGGTATTTTCTTACGTTACCGCAAAAATAAAGATTTAAGTTCCTTATCTCTTGCTGGAACTGTTTCCGGTATCGTCGCTGGTGTAACCGAACCTATCTTATATGGTTTTATTTTGCGCTATCGTCGTTTAATTCCTATTTTACTTGTCTCCGGTGCTGCTGGTGGAGGTCTTGTAGGATTCTTCGGCGCTGAAATGTATAGCTATGCATTTAACAGTGTACTCACAATTCCAGCTTACGGACCTATTCCACAATATGTATTTAGTATCGCTGTTTCCTTTATTGTAGGAACAGTTTTGACCTTTATTTTTGGTTTAGGAAAAGAGGCCGATGCTTCTATTGCGACTGAATCAACAAACACAGCACCCGAAAGTAAAGAAGAAGTTGAAGCCGAAAAAGAAGCTGATGATAAAGAAGAACTCGTTGAAGGTAAACAAATTAAAATTCAATCTCCTCTTAGCGGAGAATTAGTTCCGTTGACTGAAGTAGAAGATGAAGTATTTTCTTCAGGCGCTATGGGTAAAGGCGCTGCTATTTTACCTACGGATGGTACATTAGTTGCTCCATTTGATAGTAAAATTTCGTCCTTTTTCCCTACAAAACATGCGATTGGATTAACAGACGAAAATGGCATTGAATTATTAATCCACATCGGAATGGACACTGTCCAATTAGATGGTAAACATTTTTCTAGCTCTGTAGAAGAAGGGCAAGAAGTAAAACAAGGCGATACGCTAGTCAATTTCGATGTTGAAGCCATTCAACAAGCCGGCTATTCCGTAGTGTCTCCCGTAATTGTGACAAATACCGATAGCTTCAAACAAGTGGCTAGTGAAAAATCACGTCACGTCGAACCAAATGACACGATTATAACTGTAGTTAAATAAAAATTTTTCAGGAGGAATTCATAATGAGTAAATTACCAAAAGACTTTCTATGGGGCGGCGCAGTTGCCGCCCATCAAATCGAAGGCGGCTGGGATCAAGATGGCAAAGGCCCTAGCGTTGCGGATGTTATGACCGTTGGTGGTCCAAATAAACGCAGAGAAATTACGGATACGATCGAAAAAGACAAATTTTATCCTAACCATGAAGCCATCGATTTTTATCATCACTATAAAGAAGATGTTCAACTTTTTGCTGAAATGGGGTTAAAAGCATTCCGAACTTCGATTAATTGGACGCGCATTTTTCCAAATGGAGATGATGCTGAGCCTAACGAAGCCGGATTGCAGTTTTACGACAATCTATTTGATGAATGCCTAAAACATGGCATCGAGCCTGTAGTTACGCTAACTCACTTTGAAATGCCATTAAACCTTGCTAAAAATTATGGTGGTTTTCGCAATCGTAAAGTTGTTGATTTATTCGTTCGTTTTGCCGAAGTTGTCTTCAAACGCTACAAAGATAAAGTAAAATACTGGATGACCTTTAACGAAATCAATAACATGATGGACTATACAAACCCAATATTTTTGTGGACCAATGTGGGCGTGCAAGTGAAAGAAGGCGAAAATCCCAAAGAAGTAATGTATACAGCAGCACATCACACATTAATTGCAAGTGCTCTAGCTGTAGCTAAAGGAAAAGAAATCAATCCGAACTTCCAAATTGGGGCAATGGTCTCCCATGTGCCGATTTATCCTTTAAATTCTGATCCTAATAATGTCATGTTAGCGGAGGAATCCATGCATTTGCGCTATTTCTTCCCAGACGTACAAGTACGCGGTAAGTATCCAAACTATGCCCTAAAAGAATTCAAGCGCGACGGATTAAATATTCCTATTTTAGAGGGCGATGCAGATATTTTAGCTAACGGTAAGGTCGATTACTTGGGCTTTAGTTATTACATGTCGAACGTAGTGGACATCAATACAGGTGAAAATGAAGATGAAAACATCCATGGAAAGATTCCTTATCAAGTAGACAACCCTTATCTTTCTGTCAGTGACTGGGGCTGGGCGATCGATCCCGTAGGTTTGCGTTACACGCTCAATCGTTTCTGGGACAGATATCAAATTCCGTTATTTATTGTAGAAAATGGATTTGGTGCTGTCGATACCGTGGAAGAAGATGGCAGCATCCATGATCCTGAGCGTATCGATTACCTCCGCCAACACATTCAAGAAATGATCAAAGCTGTTGATTACGATGGCGTAGAACTCATGGGATATACGCCATGGGGAATTATCGATCTTGTTTCCTTTACCACGGGCGAAATGAAAAAACGCTACGGCATGATTTATGTTGATCGTGACAACGAAGGTAATGGCACCATGGAACGGTCTAAAAAAGATTCGTTTGATTGGTATAAACATGTCATTGAAACAAA
This region of Tetragenococcus osmophilus genomic DNA includes:
- a CDS encoding GntR family transcriptional regulator — its product is MPKYKIIARQMMRKINSDDMKQGDKLASIEELMKYFDVGKNTIIQVLTLLERQGYIYQVRGSGNFVRKHRRHGYINILEANGFQSTLQGFRLGSEMLDLKIIKPNTEVMANLDITAEEDVYYVKRLRSIEGRKFAVERSYYVKDIVPYLNQEIVEESIFRYLMEDLKLKPGFTDHFLRVGKLNQENAELLNLNTGDPTAFLESIYYLENGQPFDYSKVLYHYEETQFFIQGTNNMEL
- a CDS encoding beta-glucoside-specific PTS transporter subunit IIABC — protein: MANNKETATFIVEHIGGQQNVDSLVHCATRLRFKLKDTSKVDEKALKDHPGILTAVESGAQYQVVIGNHVAKVYQEIMDQYDIQAGESSDADEGKSAEEIKQSVRSKNPIAIVFEYISGTFSPLIPALAGSGMIKALLAVLTMAGWLSEESSTYAVLDAASNGLFYFFPVFIGISAAKFLKVNPYVGGVIGAGLLEPSFASLMDASQSLDFMGIPLIISDYTQTVFPMLVAMAFYAPIERFFKKYSPDTIQLFFVPMMGILIMVPLTALIFGPFSQYLSQAIANGLVALLDLSSILTGVVFASVWPFLVVLGVHWGITPIQLDNLARGGDPLNAMAAGATFAQMGIAFGIFLRYRKNKDLSSLSLAGTVSGIVAGVTEPILYGFILRYRRLIPILLVSGAAGGGLVGFFGAEMYSYAFNSVLTIPAYGPIPQYVFSIAVSFIVGTVLTFIFGLGKEADASIATESTNTAPESKEEVEAEKEADDKEELVEGKQIKIQSPLSGELVPLTEVEDEVFSSGAMGKGAAILPTDGTLVAPFDSKISSFFPTKHAIGLTDENGIELLIHIGMDTVQLDGKHFSSSVEEGQEVKQGDTLVNFDVEAIQQAGYSVVSPVIVTNTDSFKQVASEKSRHVEPNDTIITVVK
- the ggt gene encoding gamma-glutamyltransferase; its protein translation is MKFDPYMYRYPSRRNLVFGKNGVVASASPLASQAGLDILKKGGNAIDAAVATATALTVVEPSGNGIGGDCFAIIWYEGKIYGINASGFAPENISREELLEKGEEISLYGLDSLTVPGAPGGWAALSERFGNLSLSEAVEPAATIAEEGFPVAANVAALWKRYYGIYSAQLEKYPVLKTWFDTYCPDGRPLKAGELFKAPNHAKTLREIGRTNAESFYKGEIAEAIDAFSRENGGYLRKEDLAKYQPEWVKPLSTNYKGYDVWQLPPNGIGVIVLMALNNLEQMELQGKDDVETYHAQIEALKLAFEDGLEFIGDPLDEGLNVDLEQLLSKEWAKERTSQITDEAMDPKPGNLPSSGTVYFSVADKDGNMVSFIQSCYTGFGSGAVVPDYGISLHNRGNQFSLKKGHPNEIKPGKRPYHTIIPGFLSQDGKAVGPFGVMGGPLQPQAHMQVVSSMVDFHLNPQEAIDAPRWQWTSGKSVQLEPSFPFHIAEALKRRGHNIQLLNETIMIGRGQIILQQDDGVYVAATEGRTDGYIAVW
- a CDS encoding tRNA dihydrouridine synthase codes for the protein MTKNFWAELPKPFFILAPMEDVTDVAFRHVIKEAGAPDVYFTEFTNSDSYCHPDGRQSVQGRLTFTEDEKPIVAHIWGDKPEYFREMSLGLAEMGFSGVDINMGCPVRNVVRRGKGSGLILRPEVATELIDAAKAGGLPVSVKTRIGYEQMAEMEEWITHLLKQDIVNLSIHLRTRKEMSKADAHWDMIPQIVAIRDRIAPQTLITINGDIPDRQTGLELVEKYGVDGVMIGRGVFNNPFAFETHPEEHSVQQYIDLLRLQLDLQDYYSESVPRPVAGLRRFFKIYIKGFPGASDLRAELMQTETTNEIREALDNFFENQTNLSVK
- a CDS encoding PucR family transcriptional regulator; this translates as MSVEFKNLLTLPSLREAEVVAGKAGLDQPVTSINVLEQSNVDKLRKELFNQEDKYGSEIVISGLMTIAHDVNAQVKLIQHLQHEGEIGLILYYVGVFIPEVDQRLIDICDQLDFPLIVMPKGEPSLRYSEVIYEVVEAIIKQEMEETSFSNQILEQISKLPSNQRNVDTMLKMLTDRTHSSIVLTDIRGQMINAGTWPSISTLDLSYMVEQTTDASIQTIDSVSVVKRPIFHNGMETIQFYMFKETQPLTENMVEQAAEVVQIFMNLWGQNYEAVNTQELVKAILNDESVKMRRLGAILHIDVGSISNVWFVHVQDPAARKFVMYHLKEEMKLRFNVLLVELFEETVVVFMDEGKTEEDFTTIASQVFEHLQEEQLETTIVQYLGMNTTTDVQAAYIKMEKYFKQAQFLYPQQQIFTQLHFQFVAECEQVVSEGEKAIRQALVPLQPLMQQEELLETLAVFLLDAQSHYAKAGELLFVHMNTIKYRIKRINEIVHYSVTKLPESLIYYRAIAIWRLLKNTGKRTE
- a CDS encoding 6-phospho-beta-glucosidase, giving the protein MSKLPKDFLWGGAVAAHQIEGGWDQDGKGPSVADVMTVGGPNKRREITDTIEKDKFYPNHEAIDFYHHYKEDVQLFAEMGLKAFRTSINWTRIFPNGDDAEPNEAGLQFYDNLFDECLKHGIEPVVTLTHFEMPLNLAKNYGGFRNRKVVDLFVRFAEVVFKRYKDKVKYWMTFNEINNMMDYTNPIFLWTNVGVQVKEGENPKEVMYTAAHHTLIASALAVAKGKEINPNFQIGAMVSHVPIYPLNSDPNNVMLAEESMHLRYFFPDVQVRGKYPNYALKEFKRDGLNIPILEGDADILANGKVDYLGFSYYMSNVVDINTGENEDENIHGKIPYQVDNPYLSVSDWGWAIDPVGLRYTLNRFWDRYQIPLFIVENGFGAVDTVEEDGSIHDPERIDYLRQHIQEMIKAVDYDGVELMGYTPWGIIDLVSFTTGEMKKRYGMIYVDRDNEGNGTMERSKKDSFDWYKHVIETNGEELE